The Caulobacter sp. FWC26 genome contains a region encoding:
- a CDS encoding helix-turn-helix domain-containing protein: MPSPAKHYVDQHVGARIRLRRQILKVSQGGLAADLGLTFQQIQKYETGANRIAASTLHAAAKVLRTTPEWFFEGLPPTAPGGEPGPSPAARALIRLGACPEGPAIAQAMAALPGPLKRRILALLAVLAEDAD; this comes from the coding sequence TTGCCCAGTCCCGCCAAGCATTATGTCGATCAACATGTCGGCGCCCGTATCCGCCTGCGCCGCCAGATCCTAAAGGTCAGCCAGGGCGGCCTGGCCGCCGATCTGGGCCTGACGTTCCAGCAGATCCAGAAATACGAGACCGGGGCCAACCGCATCGCCGCCTCGACCCTGCACGCCGCGGCCAAGGTGCTGCGAACCACCCCCGAATGGTTCTTCGAGGGCCTGCCACCGACAGCGCCAGGCGGCGAGCCAGGACCGTCTCCAGCCGCGCGCGCCCTGATCCGCCTTGGCGCTTGCCCCGAGGGCCCGGCCATCGCGCAGGCGATGGCCGCCCTGCCCGGCCCGCTTAAACGGCGCATCCTGGCCCTGCTGGCCGTCCTGGCCGAGGACGCCGACTAG
- a CDS encoding DUF2274 domain-containing protein, translating into MSKLKLRPLEDETPVKMTLDVPAATHRNLLAYAQAHAAQTGGKPAEPVRLVVPMLDQFMASDRAFVRGRNPRST; encoded by the coding sequence GCGTCCGCTGGAGGACGAGACGCCGGTCAAGATGACCCTCGACGTGCCGGCCGCCACCCACCGCAATCTCCTAGCCTACGCCCAGGCCCACGCGGCCCAGACCGGCGGCAAGCCGGCCGAACCCGTGCGGCTGGTCGTGCCGATGCTCGACCAGTTCATGGCCAGCGACCGGGCCTTCGTGCGCGGACGAAACCCTCGAAGCACCTAG